One Methanobrevibacter wolinii SH DNA segment encodes these proteins:
- a CDS encoding metallophosphoesterase has product MYSLKQRYIFNGPISTIVLFVFNYYLIQTMFNYINHPLSFNQIIIIVSFLAIINIVSITEELKKSRPITRFLMEVSELWKWASLMYLLEVFIIFLISLIIKVPIFLIYVMYLFVPVLGVIGYYKAHRIVVKYHDLNIMPNEIDDNVVIIHISDLHVGSIRGKTMLRRLSRKLNRLATKLRQEGANDIIVVISGDLADGSCPIEEDAFSPLGDVRVPIIFTPGNHDYYQGIENVESAARNAGITVLDNDNLNLRNIGLNIIGLSYPYDDNDFLEGDMDISTIPIIKNETNILVFHIPEGFEYFSRLGVNLQLSGHTHGGQFYPANVWVKAFYPFLKGIFSIELPTIFGRFTNSHLSVTNGIGTMGPPIRLGTDSEIIVLRLKEEKK; this is encoded by the coding sequence ATGTATAGTTTAAAACAAAGATATATATTTAATGGTCCGATATCAACTATTGTTTTATTTGTCTTTAATTATTACTTAATACAAACAATGTTTAATTATATTAATCATCCTTTAAGTTTTAATCAAATTATAATTATTGTAAGCTTTCTTGCTATTATAAATATAGTTTCAATTACAGAAGAACTTAAAAAATCAAGACCTATTACTCGTTTTTTAATGGAAGTTTCTGAGTTATGGAAATGGGCATCTTTAATGTATCTTTTAGAAGTTTTCATAATATTTTTAATTAGTCTTATTATTAAAGTTCCAATTTTTTTAATATATGTTATGTATCTTTTTGTACCTGTTCTTGGAGTAATTGGGTATTATAAGGCACATAGGATTGTTGTAAAATATCATGATTTAAATATTATGCCTAATGAAATAGATGATAATGTTGTTATTATACATATTTCAGATTTACATGTAGGTTCTATACGTGGTAAAACTATGCTTCGTCGTCTTAGTCGTAAACTTAATAGATTAGCTACTAAATTAAGACAAGAAGGTGCTAATGATATTATTGTTGTTATTTCTGGTGATCTTGCTGATGGTTCATGTCCTATTGAAGAAGATGCTTTTAGTCCATTAGGTGATGTAAGAGTTCCTATAATCTTTACTCCAGGAAATCATGATTATTATCAAGGTATTGAGAATGTTGAATCTGCAGCACGTAATGCTGGAATAACTGTACTTGATAATGATAATCTTAATCTTAGAAATATTGGTTTAAATATTATTGGTTTAAGTTATCCTTATGATGATAATGATTTCTTAGAGGGAGATATGGACATTTCAACTATTCCTATTATTAAGAATGAGACTAATATCTTAGTATTTCATATTCCAGAAGGTTTTGAATACTTCTCAAGATTAGGTGTAAATCTCCAGTTATCTGGTCATACTCATGGGGGACAATTTTATCCTGCAAATGTTTGGGTAAAAGCATTTTATCCATTTTTAAAAGGAATATTTTCTATTGAATTACCTACTATATTTGGTAGATTTACTAATAGTCATCTTTCTGTTACAAATGGTATAGGTACTATGGGTCCTCCAATAAGACTTGGAACAGATTCTGAAATTATTGTTTTAAGACTTAAAGAAGAAAAAAAATAA
- the mmp10 gene encoding methyl coenzyme M reductase-arginine methyltransferase Mmp10 (Mmp10 (methanogenesis marker protein 10) is a cobalamin-requiring radical SAM methyltransferase that creates the methylarginine modification to methyl coenzyme M reductase.), whose translation MQILADVGGIPGKDCRGFCKYCYFKKVKDIKPLGCKYCSPTKIGCDKCSIGIQDAESEFKPVFLVANELQSRLMFNPIRDNNLKVNISGGGDVSCYPQIKELAEVINQFQLPMHLGYTSGKGIDNEKWATDLINYGVDEVTYTLFAADEKLRREWMGDPSPEASLKAAEIFSQNTELHAAMVIVPGVNDGEVLKNTCEKLEEWGAHAAILMRFANTTEGGLILNNAPIVKGIESQSVESFEELVKEINSEFPKLRVTGTPVCDPETGAPFAIANDGNEIYLQFIPKVTGEATIISSSIAGPKIAKIFEKINADDKVNVISTKKDIACLITKYDLEDIDLSEVKDTVLIPGRAYVHELDLNRIFSADGKERLVTRGPDTLSVDGELSGNLTDEDVIEKELEQFRDLVEAINFFGMVVPKK comes from the coding sequence ATGCAAATATTAGCAGATGTTGGTGGAATTCCAGGAAAAGATTGTAGAGGTTTTTGTAAATACTGCTACTTTAAAAAAGTAAAAGATATAAAACCTCTTGGATGTAAATATTGTTCTCCAACTAAAATTGGCTGTGATAAATGTTCCATTGGAATCCAAGATGCAGAATCAGAATTTAAACCAGTATTTTTAGTTGCAAACGAATTACAAAGTAGATTAATGTTTAATCCAATACGAGATAATAATCTTAAAGTAAATATCAGCGGTGGAGGAGATGTAAGCTGTTATCCACAAATAAAAGAACTTGCAGAAGTAATAAATCAGTTTCAACTACCTATGCACTTAGGATATACTAGTGGTAAAGGAATAGATAATGAAAAATGGGCAACAGATTTAATTAATTATGGTGTAGATGAAGTAACATATACATTATTTGCAGCTGATGAAAAACTTAGAAGAGAATGGATGGGTGATCCAAGTCCAGAAGCATCTCTTAAAGCAGCAGAAATATTTAGTCAAAATACAGAATTACATGCAGCTATGGTCATTGTTCCTGGAGTAAATGATGGAGAAGTTTTAAAAAATACTTGTGAAAAACTTGAAGAATGGGGAGCACATGCAGCAATTCTTATGAGATTTGCAAACACAACTGAAGGTGGACTTATATTAAACAATGCACCAATTGTAAAAGGAATAGAATCTCAAAGTGTTGAAAGTTTTGAAGAACTTGTAAAAGAAATAAATTCAGAATTCCCAAAACTTAGAGTAACTGGAACACCTGTTTGTGATCCTGAAACTGGAGCCCCATTTGCAATAGCAAATGATGGAAATGAAATTTATTTACAATTTATACCAAAAGTAACTGGTGAAGCAACAATCATATCTTCATCTATTGCAGGACCAAAAATAGCTAAAATATTTGAAAAAATCAATGCAGATGATAAGGTAAATGTAATCTCTACAAAAAAAGATATTGCATGTCTTATTACAAAGTATGACTTAGAAGATATTGATTTATCTGAAGTTAAAGATACTGTATTAATACCAGGAAGAGCATATGTACATGAATTAGATTTAAATAGAATATTCTCTGCAGATGGTAAAGAACGTCTTGTAACAAGAGGACCTGATACTTTAAGTGTTGATGGAGAATTAAGTGGAAATTTAACTGATGAAGATGTTATTGAAAAAGAATTAGAACAATTCAGAGATTTAGTAGAAGCTATTAATTTCTTTGGTATGGTAGTTCCAAAAAAATAA
- the mcrB gene encoding coenzyme-B sulfoethylthiotransferase subunit beta has translation MAKYDDKVDLYDDRGSLVDSNVPIEALSPIRNPAIQSIVSDVKRTVAVNLEGIENSLRNATVGGKACKILGRELDLDITSNAEAIASSLKDMIKVTDDDDTKVELISGGKRILVQLPTKRINASAEYSVSTLVTATALTQAIVDQFDVSMYDANMVKAAILGSYPQTVDYAGSNISSMLGVPQKLEGPGYSFRNIPVNHIVAATLKNSVQAAALASILEQTAMFEMGDAVGAFERLHLLGLAYQGMNADNLVLSMVKDNATDGTVGSIIADTVDHAVEDNVISVEKDLNGFNVYQTDDLAKWNAYTAAGSVAAVMVNVGAARAAQGIPSTLLYFNDSIEFATGLPGLDFGRGEGVAVGFSFFSHSIYGGGGPGLFNGNHIVTRHSKGFTIPCAAAGMSLDAGTQLFSPEATSGLIKEVYSKIDEFREPLKYVAEAASDIKGDI, from the coding sequence ATGGCGAAGTATGATGATAAAGTCGACTTATACGACGATAGAGGTTCATTAGTAGACTCTAATGTACCAATTGAAGCTCTAAGTCCTATACGCAACCCAGCTATACAAAGTATTGTATCTGATGTTAAAAGAACAGTTGCTGTAAACTTAGAGGGTATTGAAAATTCATTAAGAAATGCTACCGTAGGTGGTAAAGCTTGTAAAATTTTAGGAAGAGAATTAGATCTTGATATTACAAGTAATGCTGAAGCTATAGCATCTTCTTTAAAAGACATGATTAAAGTAACTGATGATGATGATACTAAAGTAGAACTTATTTCTGGTGGAAAAAGGATTTTAGTTCAACTTCCAACTAAAAGAATAAACGCTTCTGCAGAATATTCTGTATCAACTTTAGTAACTGCTACTGCTTTAACTCAAGCAATCGTTGACCAATTTGATGTCAGTATGTATGATGCAAACATGGTTAAAGCTGCTATCTTAGGTTCTTACCCACAAACTGTAGATTATGCTGGATCTAACATTTCTTCTATGTTAGGTGTACCTCAAAAATTAGAAGGTCCAGGTTATTCTTTCAGGAACATTCCTGTAAACCACATTGTTGCTGCTACTTTAAAAAACAGTGTTCAAGCTGCTGCTTTAGCTAGTATCTTAGAACAAACAGCAATGTTTGAAATGGGTGATGCTGTAGGTGCATTCGAAAGATTACACTTATTAGGTTTAGCTTACCAAGGAATGAATGCAGATAACTTAGTCTTAAGTATGGTTAAAGATAACGCTACTGATGGTACTGTTGGTTCTATTATTGCAGATACTGTTGATCATGCTGTTGAAGATAATGTTATTTCTGTTGAAAAAGATTTAAACGGATTCAATGTATATCAAACTGATGACTTAGCTAAATGGAATGCATATACTGCTGCTGGTTCTGTAGCTGCAGTTATGGTAAACGTCGGTGCTGCTCGTGCTGCTCAAGGTATTCCATCTACATTATTATACTTCAACGATTCTATCGAATTTGCTACTGGTTTACCTGGTCTTGACTTCGGTAGAGGTGAAGGTGTAGCTGTAGGATTCAGTTTCTTCAGTCACTCTATTTATGGTGGTGGAGGACCTGGTTTATTCAACGGTAACCACATTGTAACTAGACATAGTAAAGGTTTCACAATTCCTTGTGCTGCTGCAGGTATGTCTTTAGATGCAGGAACTCAACTCTTCTCTCCAGAAGCTACTTCTGGTTTAATTAAAGAAGTATACAGTAAAATTGACGAATTCAGAGAACCTCTTAAATATGTCGCAGAAGCTGCTTCCGACATAAAAGGAGATATCTAA
- the mcrD gene encoding methyl-coenzyme M reductase operon protein D — MDIEIFPYRFLSADTTEKMLNSIESLDDVKRTVIHGPRLPPDDPDLLPQYKERRNITVCGKPIELKVRTGRILVELSTESALDEIEKICDENLKFGYDINTSRNEYIRRHKTVSDAIKYGTGENDLPDELIGLADNNKQFAESVDFIDYDRVE, encoded by the coding sequence ATGGATATTGAAATTTTTCCTTATAGATTTCTTAGTGCAGACACTACTGAAAAAATGTTAAATAGCATTGAAAGTTTAGATGATGTAAAAAGGACAGTAATTCATGGTCCAAGACTTCCCCCAGATGATCCTGACCTCCTTCCACAATATAAAGAAAGAAGAAACATTACTGTTTGTGGTAAACCAATAGAACTTAAAGTTCGTACTGGTCGTATATTAGTTGAGCTTTCAACTGAATCTGCTCTTGATGAAATTGAAAAAATTTGTGATGAAAATCTTAAATTTGGATATGATATTAATACATCAAGAAATGAATATATTAGAAGACATAAAACAGTTAGTGATGCTATTAAGTATGGAACTGGTGAAAATGATCTTCCAGACGAGTTAATTGGTTTAGCAGATAATAATAAACAGTTTGCTGAAAGTGTTGATTTCATTGATTATGATAGAGTGGAATAG
- the mcrA gene encoding coenzyme-B sulfoethylthiotransferase subunit alpha codes for MADKKFIDALNKKFKESPEDKTTTFYNLGGWRQSERKTEFYEAGKEIAEKRGIPQFNPDVGSPLGQRTLMPYQLSGTDTFVEGDDLHFINNAAIQQMWDDIRRTVIVGLNTAHNVLERRLGMEVTPETITRYLETLNHAMPGGAVVQEHMVEINPYLAADSYVKVFTGDDELADEIDKCYVLDINKEFPEEQAEALKAEVGDKIWQAVRIPSVVGRVCDGGVTSRWSAMQIGMSMISAYNQCAGEGATGDFAYASKHAEVIQMGTPLPQRRARAANEPGGIPFGYMADIVQSSRVNSDDPVKISLDVVAAGAALYDQVWLGSYMSGGVGFTQYATAAYTDNVLDDFAYYGKDYVEDKYGLTKAPNNMDTVLDVGSEVTFYGLEQYEKFPALLETQFGGSQRAAVVAAAAGISTAFATGNAQTGLSAWYLSQYLHKEQHSRLGFYGYDLQDQCGAANTFSFRNDEGLPLEMRGPNYPNYAMNVGHQGEYAGIAQAPHAARGDAFTYNPLIKIAFADKNLVFDFSAPRNEIAKGALREFEPAGERSLIIPAK; via the coding sequence ATGGCTGATAAAAAGTTTATTGATGCATTAAATAAAAAATTCAAAGAATCTCCTGAAGATAAAACCACTACTTTCTATAATTTAGGTGGTTGGAGACAATCTGAAAGGAAAACTGAATTTTATGAAGCAGGTAAAGAAATAGCTGAAAAAAGAGGTATTCCTCAATTCAACCCTGATGTTGGAAGTCCATTAGGACAAAGGACTTTAATGCCTTACCAACTTTCTGGTACTGACACCTTCGTAGAAGGAGACGATTTACACTTTATTAACAACGCTGCTATCCAACAAATGTGGGATGACATTAGAAGAACTGTAATTGTAGGATTAAACACTGCACACAACGTTCTTGAAAGAAGATTAGGTATGGAAGTAACTCCTGAAACCATTACTCGTTACTTAGAAACCTTAAACCACGCTATGCCTGGTGGAGCTGTTGTACAGGAACATATGGTAGAAATTAACCCATACTTAGCAGCTGATTCTTACGTAAAAGTTTTCACTGGTGATGATGAATTAGCAGATGAAATCGATAAATGTTACGTTTTAGATATTAATAAAGAGTTCCCAGAAGAACAAGCTGAAGCTTTAAAAGCTGAAGTTGGAGATAAAATCTGGCAAGCTGTAAGAATTCCTTCTGTTGTAGGAAGAGTTTGTGATGGAGGTGTAACCTCTAGATGGTCTGCTATGCAAATTGGTATGTCTATGATTTCTGCATACAACCAATGTGCTGGTGAAGGTGCAACTGGAGATTTCGCATACGCATCTAAACACGCAGAAGTTATTCAAATGGGTACTCCATTACCACAAAGAAGAGCAAGAGCTGCTAACGAACCTGGAGGAATTCCTTTCGGTTACATGGCAGATATTGTACAATCTTCCAGAGTTAACTCTGATGATCCTGTAAAAATATCTTTAGATGTTGTTGCTGCTGGTGCAGCTTTATACGATCAAGTATGGTTAGGTTCATACATGTCTGGTGGTGTAGGATTTACTCAATATGCTACTGCAGCATATACTGATAATGTTCTTGATGACTTTGCTTACTATGGTAAAGATTATGTAGAAGATAAATATGGTTTAACCAAAGCACCTAACAACATGGACACTGTTCTTGATGTTGGTTCTGAAGTTACCTTCTACGGATTAGAACAATATGAAAAATTCCCTGCATTACTTGAAACTCAATTCGGTGGATCCCAAAGGGCTGCTGTTGTTGCAGCTGCTGCAGGTATTTCAACTGCATTTGCTACTGGAAATGCTCAAACTGGTTTAAGTGCATGGTACTTATCTCAATACTTACACAAAGAACAACATTCCAGATTAGGTTTCTATGGTTACGATTTACAAGATCAATGTGGTGCTGCTAACACATTCTCCTTCAGAAATGATGAAGGTTTACCTCTTGAAATGAGAGGACCTAACTATCCTAACTATGCAATGAACGTAGGTCACCAAGGTGAATATGCTGGTATTGCACAAGCTCCTCACGCAGCTCGTGGAGATGCTTTCACATACAACCCATTAATTAAAATCGCATTTGCAGATAAAAACTTAGTATTTGACTTCTCTGCTCCTCGTAATGAAATTGCTAAAGGTGCATTAAGAGAATTCGAACCTGCTGGTGAAAGATCTTTAATTATTCCAGCTAAATAG
- the mcrG gene encoding coenzyme-B sulfoethylthiotransferase subunit gamma, which yields MAQYYPGTSKVSQNRRHFSDPNEKLEKLREISDEDVVKILGHRAPGEEYKSVHPPLDEMDEPDDIVRELVTPIDGAKAGDRVRYIQFADSMYFAPAQPYVRARAYLNRYRGVDTGTLSGRQVIEARERDLEKLSKELLETEYFDPARTGIRGKSVHGHSLRLDEDGIMFDMLRRQLMNKETGHVEMVKNQIGIPLDEPVDLGEPLDEEKLKEITTIYRVDGDAYKDDKDAVEVLHRIHITRSKGGYNPE from the coding sequence ATGGCACAATATTATCCAGGAACTTCAAAAGTTTCTCAAAACAGAAGACATTTTTCTGATCCAAATGAAAAATTAGAAAAATTACGAGAAATTTCTGATGAAGATGTAGTAAAAATATTAGGTCACAGAGCTCCAGGTGAAGAATATAAATCAGTTCACCCACCTTTAGATGAAATGGATGAGCCTGATGACATTGTAAGAGAATTAGTAACACCTATTGATGGTGCAAAAGCAGGAGACAGAGTAAGATATATCCAATTCGCTGATTCAATGTACTTCGCTCCAGCTCAACCTTATGTAAGAGCAAGAGCTTACTTAAACAGATACAGAGGAGTAGATACTGGTACCTTATCTGGAAGACAAGTTATTGAAGCAAGGGAAAGAGATCTTGAAAAACTCTCCAAAGAATTATTAGAAACAGAATACTTCGATCCAGCAAGGACTGGAATTAGAGGTAAATCTGTACACGGTCACTCTTTAAGGTTAGATGAAGACGGTATCATGTTCGATATGTTAAGAAGACAACTTATGAACAAAGAAACCGGTCATGTCGAAATGGTTAAAAACCAAATTGGTATTCCATTAGATGAACCTGTTGATTTAGGTGAACCATTAGACGAAGAAAAATTAAAAGAAATCACTACTATTTATAGAGTAGATGGTGATGCTTATAAAGACGATAAAGATGCTGTAGAAGTATTACACAGAATACACATCACAAGATCCAAAGGAGGATACAACCCTGAATAG
- the mcrC gene encoding methyl-coenzyme M reductase I operon protein C codes for MIGRSTHVVDCRETMGLGEGGGIAQRGTFAKCGSDVIAVAMSPGRRHITKPVCEITFALREANLLTSTMILNAGAGVPGDAPGVGASSLMGLTPKEIEQLNQYKLVVVHLGGVRNHIIYKARLILRNIDKPCVIICEYPVDFEDFAKIGVKTAQVMPDEVKTKGTIVNIISGVIRGQTVSQEQLDEIIRKVKLALGDA; via the coding sequence ATGATTGGACGTTCTACACATGTTGTTGATTGCCGAGAAACTATGGGTCTTGGTGAAGGTGGAGGTATTGCTCAGAGAGGAACTTTTGCTAAATGTGGAAGTGACGTTATTGCTGTAGCAATGTCTCCTGGTCGTAGACATATTACAAAACCTGTATGTGAAATTACTTTTGCTTTACGTGAAGCAAATTTACTTACTAGTACTATGATTTTAAATGCTGGTGCTGGTGTACCTGGTGATGCACCAGGAGTAGGTGCTTCTAGTTTAATGGGTTTAACTCCTAAGGAGATTGAACAATTAAATCAGTATAAGCTTGTTGTAGTTCATTTAGGTGGAGTAAGAAATCACATTATTTACAAAGCTAGATTAATATTAAGAAATATTGATAAACCTTGTGTGATTATTTGTGAATATCCTGTTGATTTTGAGGATTTTGCAAAAATTGGTGTTAAAACAGCACAAGTTATGCCTGATGAGGTCAAAACAAAAGGAACAATCGTTAATATTATTAGCGGTGTAATTAGAGGACAAACAGTCTCTCAAGAACAATTAGATGAAATTATTAGAAAAGTTAAATTAGCATTAGGAGATGCATGA